A stretch of the Amycolatopsis sp. BJA-103 genome encodes the following:
- a CDS encoding glutamate--tRNA ligase, with protein sequence MLDRAVIDALFPADLPEPEHWEQRYPARELPEGARVTRFGPSPTGFVHIGGVYVATIDQDVARRSDGRYLVRVEDTDRSREVEGAIEQFERGFAYFGLAADEDIHRGGDYGPYQQSEREQIYLTYVRHLLRAGSAYLDFATKDELAAITARQQATKLPTGYYGSWAIWRDAEPAAVQAKLDAGDPYVVRFRAPDDTGARARFTDAIRGPLEAEANRNDVVILKSSDQSPRLPTYHFAHAVDDHLMRVNLVIRGDEWISSVPTHQQLFDALGFDPITYAHIAPLMKQEGGSKRKLSKRKDPEASVDFYIESGYPTKAVLYYLRGLANGRLAEMPLDQALSEPINLDECGVAGPLVDLVKLDDISADHIATLSGAEILEEVRAWAERFDPALRTVLDAEPDLAIRALAVERDGAENPRKDLKKWSEFRAVYGFFFPQLHAAVESPDDERITALGVDRDVVQAVVRDFVGNYQQLDDGQEWFQQIRDVAAKHGFAKNAKELKKNPEGFPGSIREASQIIRIAITGSTRSPDLHSITQALGREETLSRFAGLE encoded by the coding sequence ATGCTGGACCGAGCAGTCATCGACGCCCTCTTCCCCGCCGACCTGCCCGAACCCGAGCACTGGGAACAGCGTTACCCCGCCCGCGAGCTCCCCGAGGGCGCCCGGGTCACCCGTTTCGGCCCCTCGCCGACCGGATTCGTCCACATCGGCGGCGTCTACGTCGCCACCATCGACCAGGACGTCGCCCGCCGCAGCGACGGCCGCTACCTGGTCCGGGTCGAGGACACCGACCGGTCCCGCGAGGTCGAAGGCGCCATCGAGCAGTTCGAGCGCGGCTTCGCCTACTTCGGCCTCGCCGCCGACGAGGACATCCACCGCGGCGGCGACTACGGCCCGTACCAGCAGTCCGAGCGCGAGCAGATCTACCTGACCTACGTCCGTCACCTGCTCCGTGCCGGCAGCGCGTACCTCGACTTCGCCACCAAGGACGAACTGGCCGCGATCACCGCGCGGCAGCAGGCGACGAAGCTGCCGACCGGTTACTACGGCTCGTGGGCCATCTGGCGCGACGCCGAGCCCGCCGCCGTCCAGGCCAAGCTCGACGCAGGCGACCCGTACGTCGTGCGGTTCCGCGCCCCGGACGACACCGGCGCCCGTGCCCGGTTCACCGACGCCATCCGCGGCCCGCTCGAGGCCGAGGCCAACCGCAACGACGTCGTCATCCTCAAGAGCTCCGACCAGAGCCCCCGGCTGCCGACCTACCACTTCGCGCACGCCGTCGACGACCACCTCATGCGCGTCAACCTGGTCATCCGCGGCGACGAGTGGATCTCGTCGGTGCCGACGCACCAGCAGTTGTTCGACGCGCTCGGCTTCGACCCGATCACCTACGCGCACATCGCGCCGCTGATGAAGCAGGAGGGCGGCAGCAAGCGCAAGCTGTCGAAGCGCAAGGACCCGGAAGCGAGCGTCGACTTCTACATCGAGTCCGGCTACCCCACCAAGGCCGTCCTCTACTACCTGCGCGGCCTCGCGAACGGCCGTCTCGCCGAAATGCCGCTCGACCAGGCCCTGTCCGAGCCGATCAACCTGGACGAATGCGGTGTCGCCGGTCCGCTGGTCGACCTGGTCAAACTCGACGACATCTCGGCCGACCACATCGCCACGCTGTCCGGCGCCGAGATCCTCGAAGAGGTCCGCGCCTGGGCGGAGCGGTTCGACCCCGCGCTGCGGACCGTCCTCGACGCCGAGCCCGACCTCGCGATCCGGGCGCTCGCCGTCGAACGTGACGGGGCCGAGAACCCGCGCAAGGACCTGAAGAAGTGGAGCGAGTTCCGCGCCGTCTACGGCTTCTTCTTCCCGCAGCTGCACGCCGCCGTCGAGAGCCCCGACGACGAGCGGATCACCGCCCTCGGCGTCGACCGCGACGTCGTCCAGGCCGTGGTGCGCGACTTCGTCGGGAACTACCAGCAGCTCGACGACGGCCAGGAGTGGTTCCAGCAGATCCGCGACGTGGCCGCGAAGCACGGTTTCGCGAAGAACGCCAAGGAACTCAAAAAGAACCCCGAGGGCTTCCCCGGCTCCATCCGCGAGGCTTCGCAGATCATCCGGATCGCGATCACGGGCTCGACCCGGAGCCCGGACCTGCACTCGATCACCCAGGCGCTGGGGCGCGAGGAGACGCTGAGCCGGTTCGCCGGTCTCGAGTGA
- a CDS encoding sodium:proton exchanger, whose translation MIVNRLRPIGLCAVLTAPALVLRFSGAEPGAVAGLLLFGLAVVAASFLLAWAAEAAQVDISGGLAIAVLAVIAVLPEYAIDLYFAYTAGSNPEYVAYAAANMTGSNRLLLGLGWSTVVLIALAVAKKRGGATVRELVLDSPYRIELGFLAIASIVAFVIPGTGQISLVLGFALLGFFVFYLWKVSRAAPGEPELAGPAATLGGLAKRPRRILVTALFVFAAVVILASAEPFAHNLISVGTELGIDRFLLVQWLAPLASEAPEFIVAILFALRGKGDAAIGTLISSKVNQWTLLVGSLPIAYVLGGGGTALRLDARQIEEFLLTATQTLLGVAALLALRFPRWAAWTLLGLFAVQFALPGQTARYLLCGVYAVIALAALIRNRRHLLPTLAAPFRRMPISEEKDARPRAVRR comes from the coding sequence GTGATCGTCAACCGACTGAGGCCGATCGGCCTGTGCGCCGTGCTGACCGCGCCCGCGCTCGTCCTGCGGTTCTCCGGCGCCGAACCGGGTGCGGTGGCCGGCCTGCTGCTGTTCGGGCTGGCCGTCGTCGCGGCGTCGTTCCTCCTCGCCTGGGCCGCGGAGGCCGCGCAGGTGGACATCTCCGGCGGGCTCGCGATCGCCGTTCTGGCCGTCATCGCGGTGCTTCCCGAGTACGCGATCGACCTGTATTTCGCCTACACGGCGGGCTCGAACCCCGAATACGTCGCCTACGCCGCGGCGAACATGACCGGCTCCAACCGGCTGCTGCTCGGCCTCGGCTGGTCCACCGTCGTACTGATCGCGCTCGCCGTCGCCAAGAAACGCGGCGGTGCCACGGTCCGGGAACTGGTCCTCGACTCGCCGTACCGGATCGAACTCGGTTTCCTCGCGATCGCTTCGATCGTCGCGTTCGTCATCCCGGGGACCGGGCAGATCTCGCTGGTCCTCGGCTTCGCGCTGCTCGGTTTCTTCGTGTTCTACCTGTGGAAGGTCTCCCGCGCCGCACCCGGCGAACCGGAGCTGGCCGGCCCGGCCGCGACCCTCGGCGGCCTCGCCAAGCGACCTCGCCGGATCCTGGTGACGGCGTTGTTCGTGTTCGCGGCCGTCGTGATCCTCGCGAGCGCGGAACCGTTCGCGCACAACCTGATCTCCGTCGGGACCGAACTGGGCATCGACCGGTTCCTGCTCGTGCAATGGCTCGCGCCGCTGGCGTCGGAGGCGCCGGAGTTCATCGTGGCGATCCTCTTCGCGTTGCGCGGCAAGGGCGACGCGGCGATCGGCACGCTGATCTCCAGCAAGGTCAACCAATGGACGCTGCTGGTCGGCAGCCTGCCGATCGCCTACGTCCTCGGCGGCGGAGGAACCGCGCTGCGCCTGGACGCCCGCCAGATCGAGGAATTCCTCCTCACCGCCACCCAGACCCTGCTCGGCGTCGCCGCCCTGCTCGCGTTGCGTTTCCCTCGCTGGGCCGCCTGGACCCTGCTCGGCCTGTTCGCGGTGCAGTTCGCGCTGCCGGGCCAGACCGCGCGCTACCTCCTGTGCGGGGTCTACGCGGTCATCGCGCTCGCCGCCCTGATCCGCAACCGCCGCCACCTCCTGCCGACCCTGGCGGCGCCGTTCCGCCGAATGCCCATCAGTGAGGAAAAGGATGCCCGCCCGCGGGCCGTTCGACGCTAA